A stretch of Roseibium porphyridii DNA encodes these proteins:
- a CDS encoding DUF2147 domain-containing protein: protein MLKSMIAAAALAAGFVTASSTLSLAADAKGDWVRPNGASKIRISSCGAALCGKLIWLKTPRNDTNNPDASLREQPLLGARIVKSMKPTAKSNQWKGKVYNAEDGKTYTGFIELTAVDKLKLEGCVMGGLICKGETWTRAN, encoded by the coding sequence ATGCTGAAATCCATGATCGCGGCGGCTGCCTTGGCCGCTGGTTTTGTCACCGCGTCTTCAACGCTGTCTCTTGCCGCAGACGCGAAGGGAGACTGGGTGCGCCCGAACGGGGCCTCAAAAATCCGCATAAGTTCGTGCGGCGCTGCTCTTTGCGGCAAACTGATCTGGCTGAAAACACCACGCAACGACACCAACAATCCCGACGCTTCCTTACGTGAACAGCCCTTGCTCGGTGCACGGATCGTCAAGTCGATGAAACCCACGGCCAAATCCAACCAGTGGAAGGGCAAGGTTTACAACGCCGAAGACGGCAAGACCTACACCGGTTTCATTGAACTGACCGCAGTAGACAAGCTTAAGCTGGAAGGTTGTGTCATGGGTGGTTTGATCTGCAAGGGCGAAACCTGGACCCGCGCCAACTAG